The following is a genomic window from Prevotella nigrescens.
AGGCATAACGGAAGAACAGGTAAAAACAAATATTTTCCGTGCTCGCCAAACTGTAAAACAACGATTTCAGAAAATAGAACAATATGGATTATAAGTACATCGAACAGTTATTGGAACGCTATTGGCGCTGCGAAACTTCGCTACAAGAGGAGGAAATACTGCGTTTATTCTTCTCTCAGGAGGAAGTTCCTGCCGATTTGCTGCCTTATAAAGACTTGTTTGTCTACGGACAGAAACAGAAAGAGGCTGACGTTCTTGGCGATGACTTTGACCAGAAGATACTCGAAAAGGTGAACGAAGACCACCCTGTAAAGGCTCGTACCATTACAATGCGTAAGCGCTTAATGCCACTCTTCAAGGCTGCAGCAATTGTTGCCATCTTGCTCACATTGCAGAACGCATTGCAAGAAACATTCAATGGCACCACGCCTTCGGCTCAACAACATGTTGAAATGCCAAATGCGAACAAGACTCCCAAGAGTCCGGCTGTGGCAAAAGCCGACTCTGCCAAGGTAGATTCAGCCCAGAAGGTTAGCGCCATCACCGAAACAGAGTACAATTAAAAGAAATATCATTTTAATGCTTTCTCTATAAAACAAATCATTTTCTAATAAAACAAGTTCGAAACTGTGAAGTTTCATTTCTCAAATTTTTTAAGACGACAGACGAAAACCGGCATCGAAAGGTGTCGGTTTTTCTCTTGTTCCTGTTTTCTGCTTTATCCGCATAACCTTTATAGCTGCATAACATGAAAATTGCAGACTGACATTTTCAGCCTACCAAATGTCCATTACGCCAAAGTTTATAAAATAAAATTTTTCGTTACTTCTCCTTTATAGGTACTTATGTGCAGCTCCATGCTGTCTCCTTTGCGCGCAAAAGCAGTAGGGATACTAACGAAAGTGCGCACTGTGTAGTATTCGGGAACATTGTTCTGGTTGTGCAGTAAGCGCAGTTTATACTTCTTTGTTCCGTTCGCCAACGCTTCAACAGTTTCTAAACTTACACCTAAAGATTGTTGGACATTGCTCTTACCCGTCTTTAAAGCCAATTCGAGATTGACATACTTGCCAGTTTTGGCAAGCCATGCACTGGTAAAGCCCAATGGATCGGTTGGATTTTTAGCCGTGTTGGTTTGTTTTGGAACAGATAAGACATACACTTTGGCTATTGCAACGGGTTCAATGTCTATACCCTTTTTGTTATAAAACAATTGTGCTCGATAAGTGGTATCGGGACGAATTGCCCATTTTGCATACAACGGTTGGCGAAGCAAAAGCATATCACCATCATCGGTAACAGCCGAAACAAAAGCTGCCTTACCATTGGTGGTAGCCTCAACAAAGTCGGAACGCAAATAAGAGTATTCCGAGTCGCCCGTTTTAAAAGGGTCATTGGTGCAAGCCACCAATACAAAGGCTACAACGAGAAAAAAGAAGATTGGTCTACGCATTTGCCTTCAGATAGTTGCGAGCAGGGTTGGCATACATTTCAAGCAAACGTTGGCGAAGATACGCTTCGTCTTTATTGGGAAGGGTAATCTTTGCGAGTTGCTTTTCTATATAAGCATCGAACTTCGCTTTATTATCATCAGAGTACTTATTGGTATAAATTGTAGTACCATCAAGTTCATCGAGCGCAACATAATTGTTGGCATAAAGACGATAGTTGCGGTGTATTTCTTTGTCTATATGTTGACAAATTGCAGCTAACAGTGGTCCGTTCGCCATATCTGTTGTAGTCTTCAGTGTTTCTAAATATTCGTCGATACAAGGAGCAGCGTGGTAATGAATGTTGCCTTTATAGCCCATTATACCCGTTTGCATACTAAGTACATCGTCCATTGGTCCTTTCTTCCAATTTGCATTGTCGCGTTTTGCCTGCATTTCTGCCGCCTTCAGATAGTCGCAGGGGTCGTATTCGTAAGAAATAGAAAGCGGAACGACGTGAAACTGCTGAAGTCTTTCGAGCAATGTGCCTTCTGCTCCCAATGCAAACATTTTAAGAATAGACTTTTGTGTAAGGTCGTTAGAATCTTTAGCCCGTCCTTCGCGTTGTGCAATCCAAAGATTTTCGTGTTTTTCTGTAAGTGCAAATATCATATAGCGCGCCATCTTTACGCTCGCCTGCATAAGTTCGCGGGGAGCAAGACCACGTTTAACTATGAAACTCTTGTTAAGCCGTGCCAAGTCGCGCACCCAGGGTAACGACAGCAGATTGTCGCCAATAGCAATTTCGCAGGTAGTAGCAAACCCATTATCGATTAACAACTTTGAGAGAAACGCCGAATCGAGCACAATATCACGGTGGTTACTGACAAAGGTATATTGCCTTGTATTGTCGATGGCCGACGATTCCATATCGCAACCTGTGCTTGCCTTGTCAATAAGCTCTTGGAGGAAAGTATAGGCAAAAGCTTTCTGAAACTCAAGAATAGTCTTACATTGGTGCATCTTCTGAGAAATAGCATCAATCGGCACATTGGGATAAAGATAGTTTAATACTTGCCGGAATTGTTCGTTTGCAAGTAATCTGTTGTAAACTTCGGGCAGTTCTTCAGAGTCGAAAGGGCGTATATCGTCAAATTCAGAAAGTGTTTTCATAATTTATTATATTATGTATTCACTTATTCTTAAATGGTCGTTATAAAGAAATAAAGGTGCAGAACCGTATTGGCCTACACCTATTATATGTGTATTTAGAATTGATTTTCTACAATATCGCTAAGTACATTTTTAATATCCAAACCAGCTGCACGCACTTGTTGTGGAACAAAGCTTGTAACGGTCATTCCTGGAGTAGTATTTACTTCGAGCATATTGATAACATCGTTGCCATCGTTATCCTTTGTTATGATATAATCGATGCGAATAATACCATTTGCGTGCAGAATATCGTAGATGTGAGAAGTTACTTCTGTTACCTTCTCAGCCAACTCCTTGCTGATACGAGCAGGTGTTATCTCGTCTACCTCGCCATTATATTTAGCATTATAATCGAAAAATTCGTTGCTTGTAACCACTTCCGTGATAGGGAATGGAACCGACTTTTCTCTCGTCTTATAGATTCCTTGTGTTATTTCAACACCATCAAGGAAACTTTCTACCATAACTTCCGAACTTTCCATAAAAGCCTTACGAAGTGCAGGAGCTAATTGGTCTGCATTCTTTACCTTTGAAACGCCAAAGCTGCTGCCGTCGGTTGCAGGTTTCACAAAACAAGGCATACCAATCTTCTCTGCTATTTCTCTTTCATTATACGTTTCTCCAAGACGCAGTAAAATACTTTCAGAGACATGAATGCCATACGATTTTAAATAACGGTTCAATACAAACTTATCAAAAGTGAGTGCCGACGCCAACACATCGCAAGTAGAATAAGGAATGTTTACCAATTCAAAATAGCCTTGCATAATACCATTCTCGCCTGGTCGCCCATGTATTGTTATATACGCATAGTCGAAGAACACTGTCTGACCATTATTATTAAACGAGAAATCGTTTTTATTAATCGGTGCGGTGTGCCCGTTATCGAGGTTTACATGCCAATCTGTTCCTTTTACATCGACTATATAAATATTGTAACGTTCCTTATCGAAGAAGGAATACAACCCTTGTGCAGAACGGAGAGAAACATCGTGTTCTGAAGAATCGCCACCGCAAACGATGGCTATTGTACGTTTCATATCTTTCATTCTAATTATTTATTTTAATCATGCAAGAAGCTCACAATAGCTCTTGTTTACCATTTATGTAATTTCGCCACTTTTCTATTACACTTGACAAATCGTCGGGAAGTTCGCTTGTAAAGTCCATTTGCTCTCCTGTCCGTGGGTGAACAAAACCGAGCGTCTTTGCGTGCAAGGCTTGCCGGTTGCACAATTTAAAGCAATTTTGTATATAAGCTCGGTATGTACTGGTACGCTGTCCACGCAATATTTCTGTGCCACCATAGCGCTCGTCTCCGAAAAGCGGATGCCCGATGTGCTTCATATGTGCTCTAATTTGGTGGGTTCTACCTGTTTCCAATATACATTCTATAAGGGTTGTATAGCCAAATCGTTCTAAAACCTTATAGTGCGTAACGGCAGGTTTACCTATTCCGGAATCGGTATCAAACACTTTCATGCGTAGCCTATCCTTTGGATCGCGTCCAATATTTCCTTCTATCCGCCCTTCGTCCTCGGTAAAGTTCCCCCATACTAAAGCTACATAGCTACGATGTGTTGTTTTATTGAAGAACTGCTTACCAAGGAATGTCTTTGCATCTGGTGTTTTAGCAATTAAAAGTAGACCACTTGTATCTTTATCAATACGATGAACCAAACCAACGGCAGGATCATTAGGGTCGAAATTCTTTAAGTCGCGCAAATGCCAAGCTATTGCATTTATGAGTGTACCACGAAAATTACCAGCCCCAGGGTGCACAACAAGTCCTGCGGGCTTATTTATCACCATAATTTCATTGTCTTCGTAGACAACATTGAGCGGCATATCTTCTGCAACAATAGTGTTATCGTGCTTCGGACGGTCAAGCATCAAGGTGATAACATCATTGGGGCGTACCTTGTAATTACTTTTTACAGGCGTTCCATTCACATAAATACTTCCTGCATCAGCAGCTTTCTGAATACGATTACGACTGGAGTGTTGCATTCGTTCAAACAAGAACTTGTCTATCCGCACTGCTTCTTGCCCTTTATCAACCTCTACACGGAAGTGTTCGTAAAGTTCTTCCCCATCGGCAGCAATGTCGTTCACGCCTAAAAGATCGTCAGCTAAATCTTCATAAAAGTATTCGTCAGCTATCTCTATCATACCTTATTATTCAGTTGGCTTTGGCGTATTCTGACCAGGTGGTAAAGCTTGCGATTGTGGTGGAACCGAAGGTAGAGTTCGTGGAGCTGATTTTCCTCCCTCTTTTATTTCGTTTCCATTTTCGTCCACAGGGACTTCTACCCAATCGTAATATTCTTCGTATTTAGGCTCTTCAACCTCTATTTCTTCATATCTACTTCCAGGACGCTGATTTGTAGTATCGTTCGCATTGCGTGTTCCATCGCCCACCTGCAGCACAATTACGGCATCGTTAGGAATACGATCTCCGGCTTGTGCAAGCTTTCCGTTTACCAAAACGCCATAAACCCAGTCCTTTTCTCCTGGAATATATTCAGGGTCTCCCACTTTGAACCCCATTGATAATAATTCGGCTTGTGCCTCGCGAAGAGAACTGTTATCTGCTATATCGGGTAAAGGCAATGTTGGTGCACTGGCAGCATTGATAGTAACATATATGACACGTGTAGATTTTATGCGTTTTCCACCAGCTGGCGTTTGTTCCAAAATACAATCAGGGGGTAAATCCTTTACGTATCCAGTATCAGCAACTTCTATTGTCAACCCTACTTTGTCCATAATATCAAGTGCGTCGTCGTACTGCTTATGAAGTATATTCGGCACGACGATAGATTCGCCCATATGGGTATAATAGTCAATTCCATATCTCACTCCTATAGAAAGCATCGTTACGAGAATGACTATTGCGAGGACATTTCCCCAAACATAGGTACTAAAAAAGCTGTGGACGAATCCCTTTGACGTCATTTTATTATACTAATAACTTATTATAGGGCAAAGTTAAAGAAAAAAACGGAAAGAAGCAAAGAATAGTCTCTCCTTCTTTCCGTTTCCAATTCAATTTTCTATAAGCCTTTAGATTACTTTCCGTGATGT
Proteins encoded in this region:
- a CDS encoding D-alanine--D-alanine ligase, whose translation is MKDMKRTIAIVCGGDSSEHDVSLRSAQGLYSFFDKERYNIYIVDVKGTDWHVNLDNGHTAPINKNDFSFNNNGQTVFFDYAYITIHGRPGENGIMQGYFELVNIPYSTCDVLASALTFDKFVLNRYLKSYGIHVSESILLRLGETYNEREIAEKIGMPCFVKPATDGSSFGVSKVKNADQLAPALRKAFMESSEVMVESFLDGVEITQGIYKTREKSVPFPITEVVTSNEFFDYNAKYNGEVDEITPARISKELAEKVTEVTSHIYDILHANGIIRIDYIITKDNDGNDVINMLEVNTTPGMTVTSFVPQQVRAAGLDIKNVLSDIVENQF
- a CDS encoding PASTA domain-containing protein, which gives rise to MTSKGFVHSFFSTYVWGNVLAIVILVTMLSIGVRYGIDYYTHMGESIVVPNILHKQYDDALDIMDKVGLTIEVADTGYVKDLPPDCILEQTPAGGKRIKSTRVIYVTINAASAPTLPLPDIADNSSLREAQAELLSMGFKVGDPEYIPGEKDWVYGVLVNGKLAQAGDRIPNDAVIVLQVGDGTRNANDTTNQRPGSRYEEIEVEEPKYEEYYDWVEVPVDENGNEIKEGGKSAPRTLPSVPPQSQALPPGQNTPKPTE
- a CDS encoding RluA family pseudouridine synthase, giving the protein MIEIADEYFYEDLADDLLGVNDIAADGEELYEHFRVEVDKGQEAVRIDKFLFERMQHSSRNRIQKAADAGSIYVNGTPVKSNYKVRPNDVITLMLDRPKHDNTIVAEDMPLNVVYEDNEIMVINKPAGLVVHPGAGNFRGTLINAIAWHLRDLKNFDPNDPAVGLVHRIDKDTSGLLLIAKTPDAKTFLGKQFFNKTTHRSYVALVWGNFTEDEGRIEGNIGRDPKDRLRMKVFDTDSGIGKPAVTHYKVLERFGYTTLIECILETGRTHQIRAHMKHIGHPLFGDERYGGTEILRGQRTSTYRAYIQNCFKLCNRQALHAKTLGFVHPRTGEQMDFTSELPDDLSSVIEKWRNYINGKQELL
- a CDS encoding 1-acyl-sn-glycerol-3-phosphate acyltransferase — encoded protein: MKTLSEFDDIRPFDSEELPEVYNRLLANEQFRQVLNYLYPNVPIDAISQKMHQCKTILEFQKAFAYTFLQELIDKASTGCDMESSAIDNTRQYTFVSNHRDIVLDSAFLSKLLIDNGFATTCEIAIGDNLLSLPWVRDLARLNKSFIVKRGLAPRELMQASVKMARYMIFALTEKHENLWIAQREGRAKDSNDLTQKSILKMFALGAEGTLLERLQQFHVVPLSISYEYDPCDYLKAAEMQAKRDNANWKKGPMDDVLSMQTGIMGYKGNIHYHAAPCIDEYLETLKTTTDMANGPLLAAICQHIDKEIHRNYRLYANNYVALDELDGTTIYTNKYSDDNKAKFDAYIEKQLAKITLPNKDEAYLRQRLLEMYANPARNYLKANA